A genomic window from Lotus japonicus ecotype B-129 chromosome 1, LjGifu_v1.2 includes:
- the LOC130734595 gene encoding uncharacterized protein LOC130734595 isoform X3, which produces MVNKKRNPRSKQPPPATTTDPNAVSDEAIRIVTSQSAAVPRSAIKAECERALTALRRGNNARALKLMKDCCSRHENSPHSAFLHRVHGTVCVKVAEVMDDPNAKQRYLKNAVDCGKKAVELSPNSIEFAHFYASSLYDTASDGGEYEEVAHVCERALAVETPNDPAKESLQEESQQKIQTAEARVAHVQSELRQLIQKANIASFSCWMKTLGNGEDRFRLIPIGRTSEEPVDERQVQARRGNEIKKVIKSPEERRKEIEVRVAAARLLQHNKSEPPPPQSQDDRDGTHERAVDTYSSGNRRKYGHARNNGSSAEREGLVRSYWNGMSLDMKMGLLRVKVCDLKSHFGSLKDPLPKEVLSEALSYAEVNRTWKFWLCYCCGEKLPSAEAHGRHVVQEHMGNLAPKMQRLLPQNVGSEWIEMILNCSWKPVDVAAAIEMIVNREKFRDSSSHYDSYLGRPRDGYIDCFEDASDIYDDEGSTNYSVHNCTTENTDYCKSEENDIRGGVEAEGSITCNFADSWPISNDSERAKLLGKIRAVFEVLIRHKCLAANHLSKVIQFTVDEIQGLIGGSQLLNYGVDQTPMCICFLRAAQLKKMLQFLQEVSYACGLGIYTDKSNSPMDDLHNASEVPEIKEKIVLNGDASCLLLDECSLPTQVTLGRAQGIVLDDASAPTSTNGVSHNTDALLSWIFSGSPSGDQLISWMRTREDRSHHGIDIVQMLDKEFYHLQSLCEKKYDRLSYKEALQEVEDLCLEEGNRRENVGGFVQQSYESVLKKRRDELIESENEAMYVSNRFEADAIASVLQEAEAIKVNRFGYEEAYANVTSNLRDLESGEEDEWRTKEYLHRMDSCVEIAVQKLKEHLSIELSKIDARIMKKVTEMQKLELKLGPISAYDYRVILLPLVKSYLRALLEDLAEKDATEKSDAAREAFLAELALDSKKIVKGGSENTRHLEKTKDRKKNKDHRKARDLNASRGHEQLLLQTAIPDSYPVSSDSNYLDSEMVVSMKGDDLDPQEEEFRRKIELEKEEKKLEETLEFQRRIENEAKQRHLAGQQKKSSGTYLEKLADRTQDYELRADVDVRGVNEHIRPPMLVQCPSNTDGVLITKTNGSMVPIKSSPDLAAQKNLCMHHSKDRQADLANGIVTENGLRFPDRPVGKNHRRHKNSSRLVNGNLESIGMEKENEVTHTDNHFREKAKVHNNQDANNVSGDYGSKMVKVVELKDDEEERFQADLKLAVRQSLDTHQAHRKVPSVSSLNKPQSALEVDSVGFPLVEETAENVNGIIGTGLKNEVGEYNCFLNVIIQSLWHLSRFRKEFLGRSRSEHDHVGNPCVICALYDIFTAMDVASKDSKREAVAPTSLRIALNNLYPDSNFFQEMNDASEVLAVLFDCLHLAFTCSSSVSDIESVESSCMGSWDCTNRNCIVHSLFGMDIFERMNCYHCGLESRHLKYTSFFHNINTNALRTMKVSLRRVMCAESSFDELLNLVEMNDQLACDPEVGGCGKLNYIHHFLSTPPHVFMTVLGWQNSCESADDITATVEALSTEMDISVLYRGLDPKSTHSLVSVVCYYGQHYHCFAYSHDHEQWIMYDDKTVKIIGGWTDVLQMCKRGHLQPQVLFFEAVN; this is translated from the exons ATGGTGAACAAAAAGCGAAATCCTCGCTCCAAACAGCCGCCGCCGGCCACCACAACCGACCCGAACGCGGTTTCCGATGAAGCTATCAGAATCGTTACTTCTCAATCCGCCGCTGTGCCGCGCTCCGCGATCAAAGCGGAGTGCGAGCGAGCCCTAACTGCTCTCCGGCGCGGCAACAACGCTCGTGCTCTGAAGCTGATGAAGGATTGCTGCTCCCGCCACGAGAATTCGCCTCACTCGGCGTTCCTCCACCGCGTCCACGGCACGGTGTGTGTCAAAGTCGCGGAGGTTATGGACGACCCGAACGCGAAGCAGAGGTACCTGAAGAACGCCGTCGACTGCGGGAAGAAAGCGGTTGAGCTCTCGCCGAATTCGATCGAGTTCGCGCATTTCTACGCGAGCTCGCTCTATGATACCGCGAGCGATGGCGGCGAGTATGAGGAGGTGGCGCATGTGTGTGAGAGGGCATTGGCGGTGGAAACCCCTAACGACCCGGCGAAGGAGAGTTTGCAGGAGGAGAGCCAGCAGAAGATACAGACGGCGGAGGCGCGTGTGGCTCACGTGCAGAGTGAGCTTCGGCAGCTGATTCAGAAGGCCAACATTGCTTCATTTTCGTGCTGGATGAAGACATTGGGCAATGGGGAGGACAGGTTTCGGTTGATTCCGATTGGTAGGACCAGTGAGGAACCAGTGGATGAGAGGCAGGTTCAGGCTAGAAGGGGGAATGAGATCAAGAAGGTGATCAAGTCCCCTGAAGAGAGGAGGAAAGAAATCGAAGTTCGAGTTGCGGCTGCGAGGTTGTTGCAGCACAACAAGTCTGAGCCGCCGCCGCCGCAATCTCAGGATGATAGGGATGGAACTCATGAAAGGGCAGTGGATACATACTCTTCTGGTAATAGAAGAAAGTATGGACATGCTAGAAACAATGGGTCTTCGGCTGAGAGGGAGGGTTTGGTGCGCTCCTATTGGAATGGGATGAGTTTGGATATGAAGATGGGGTTGCTTAGGGTTAAAGTTTGTGATCTCAAGTCACACTTTGGGTCTTTGAAGGATCCTTTGCCAAAGGAGGTTTTGTCCGAGGCTTTGTCCTATGCTGAGGTTAATAGAACTTGGAAGTTCTGGCTTTGCTACTGTTGTGGGGAGAAGTTGCCGAGTGCAGAAGCTCATGGGCGGCACGTTGTGCAGGAACATATGGGGAATCTCGCCCCCAAAATGCAGAGGCTTTTGCCCCAAAATGTTGGTAGTGAATGGATTGAGATGATTCTTAATTGTTCTTGGAAGCCTGTGGATGTGGCTGCAGCTATAGAAATGATTGTAAATAGAGAAAAATTCAGAGATTCTTCATCACATTATGATTCTTACTTGGGTCGTCCTAGAGACGGGTACATTGATTGTTTTGAAGACGCAAGTGACATTTACGATGATGAAGGAAGTACAAATTATAGTGTTCACAACTGTACAACAGAAAATACTGACTATTGTAAAAGTGAGGAAAATGATATTAGAGGTGGTGTTGAAGCCGAAGGGTCTATAACATGTAACTTCGCTGATAGTTGGCCTATATCCAATGACTCTGAACGTGCAAAACTGCTAGGGAAAATTCGTGCAGTATTTGAGGTGCTTATTAGGCACAAATGTCTTGCTGCTAATCATCTTAGCAAGGTCATACAATTTACGGTGGATGAGATACAGGGTCTTATTGGCGGTTCTCAACTCCTAAACTATGGTGTGGACCAAACACCTATGTGCATTTGTTTTCTGAGAGCGGCCCAGCTCAAGAAGATGCTCCAATTTTTACAGGAAGTATCTTATGCTTGTGGTTTGGGTATCTACACTGACAAAAGTAATAGTCCCATGGATGATTTGCACAATGCCAGTGAAGTTCCTGAGATCAAAGAGAAGATTGTTCTCAATGGAGATGCATCATGCCTCCTACTTGATGAGTGTTCACTACCAACACAAGTCACTCTTGGTAGAGCTCAGGGGATTGTATTGGATGACGCATCTGCCCCGACTTCTACTAATGGGGTTTCACACAATACCGATGCTTTGCTATCATGGATATTTTCAGGTTCACCTAGTGGGGATCAATTGATATCATGGATGCGCACAAGAGAAGATAGAAGCCATCACGGAATAGACATTGTCCAGATGCTCGACAAGGAGTTTTATCACCTACAGAGCCTCTGTGAGAAGAAGTATGATCGTTTAAGTTATAAGGAAGCTTTGCAAGAAGTAGAGGATCTTTGTCTTGAAGAAGGTAATAGGAGGGAGAATGTTGGTGGATTCGTCCAGCAAAGCTATGAGTCTGTCCTAAAAAAGAGGAGAGATGAGCTCATTGAGAGTGAGAATGAGGCGATGTATGTTAGCAATAGGTTTGAAGCAGATGCTATTGCAAGTGTTCTGCAAGAAGCAGAAGCAATTAAAGTTAATCGATTTGGGTATGAGGAAGCTTATGCTAATGTAACTTCTAATTTACGTGATTTGGAATCtggtgaagaagatgagtggAGAACGAAAGAGTATTTGCATCGAATGGATAGCTGTGTAGAAATTGCTgttcagaaactgaaggagcaCTTATCTATAGAG CTTAGCAAAATTGATGCACGAATAATGAAAAAAGTTACAGAGATGCAGAAATTGGAACTCAAACTTGGGCCTATTTCTGCTTATGATTATCGAGTGATATTATTGCCTCTAGTGAAGTCATACCTAAGG GCTCTTTTGGAAGATTTGGCAGAGAAAGATGCGACAGAGAAATCTGATGCTGCAAGAGAAGCTTTTTTGGCTGAACTTGCTCTTGATTCTAAGAAGATTGTTAAAGGGGGAAGTGAGAACACAAGACATTTGGAGAAGACAAAAGACAGGAAGAAGAATAAAGATCATAGAAAAGCAAGAGATTTAAAT GCTTCACGTGGTCATGAGCAGCTCTTGCTTCAAACTGCAATTCCTGA TTCCtatccagtttcatctgatagCAACTATCTAGACTCTGAGATGGTTGTTTCAATGAAAGGTGATGACTTGGATCCACAAGAAGAGGAATTTAGACGTAAAATTGAGCTCGAAAAGGAGGAAAAAAAACTTGAAGAAACTTTGGAATTTCAGCGGAGGATAGAAAATGAAGCTAAACAGAGGCACCTTGCTGGGCAACAAAAGAAATCATCTGGGACATATTTAGAGAAACTGGCAGACAGAACTCAAGATTATGAATTGAGGGCGGATGTTGATGTCCGAGGTGTAAATGAACACATAAGACCACCTATGCTG GTACAGTGCCCTAGCAATACGGATGGCGTGCTTATTACCAAAACAAATGGATCCATGGTACCAATTAAATCTTCACCTGATTTAGCTGCCCAAAAGAATCTTTGTATGCATCATTCAAAAGATAGGCAAG CAGATTTGGCTAATGGAATAGTTACGGAGAATGGTCTTCGCTTTCCTGATCGTCCTGTAGGAAAAAATCATAGGCGACATAAGAATTCTTCTAGATTAGTAAATGGAAATTTGGAATCTATTGGAATGGAAAAAGAGAATGAGGTTACACATACTGACAATCACTTCAGAGAGAAGGCTAAAGTCCACAACAACCAAGACGCTAATAATG TTTCGGGAGACTATGGATCAAAGATGGTGAAAGTGGTGGAACTTAAAGATGATGAGGAGGAAAGATTCCAAGCTGATCTTAAATTAGCAGTACGCCAAAGTCTAG aCACACATCAAGCACATAGGAAAGTGCCTTCAGTTTCCAGTTTGAACAAGCCTCAGAGTGCTTTAGAAGTGGATAGTGTGGGTTTTCCATTGGTGGAAGAAACAGCTGAGAATGTGAATGGAATTATTGGTACTGGGCTGAAGAATGAAGTAGGTGAATATAATTGTTTTCTCAATGTTATTATACAG TCATTGTGGCATTTAAGCCGCTTTAGGAAGGAATTTCTTGGAAGATCAAGATCAGAGCATGATCATGTGGGCAATCCTTGTGTTATCTGTGCACTGTATGACATCTTTACTGCCATGGATGTTGCATCAAAGGATTCCAAGAGAGAAGCAGTAGCACCTACTTCCCTGAGGATAGCTCTAAACAATCTATATCCAGATAGTAACTTTTTCCAGGAG ATGAATGATGCTTCTGAAGTACTGGCAGTGTTATTTGACTGCCTCCACCTAGCATTTACTTGTAGTTCAAGTGTTTCTGATATCGAATCAGTGGAAAGCAGCTGCATGGGATCTTGGGATTGTACAAACCGTAATTGTATAGTACATTCACTATTTGGAATGGATATTTTTGAACGAATGAATTGCTATCACTGTGGTCTTGAGTCCAGGCACTTGAAGTATACTTCCTTCTTTCACAATATAAATACCAATGCCCTTCGGACAATGAAGGTATCTTTACGAAGG GTTATGTGTGCTGAAAGCTCCTTTGATGAGCTTTTGAATTTAGTGGAGATGAACGATCAGCTGGCTTGTGATCCAGAAGTTGGTGGTTGTGGCAAGCTCAACTACATTCATCACTTTCTTTCAACTCCACCACATGTTTTTATGACAG TTCTAGGTTGGCAAAATTCATGTGAGAGTGCTGATGATATAACAGCAACTGTTGAAGCCCTGAGCACTGAGATGGATATTAGTGTCCTTTATCGGGGTTTAGATCCTAAAAGCACCCATAGCTTGGTTTCCGTG GTTTGCTACTATGGGCAGCATTATCATTGCTTTGCATATAGCCATGACCATGAACAATGGATTATGTATGATGATAAGACTGTCAAG ATAATTGGTGGATGGACTGATGTTCTTCAAATGTGTAAACGAGGGCATTTACAACCCCAGGTTCTGTTTTTTGAAGCTGTAAATTAG
- the LOC130734595 gene encoding uncharacterized protein LOC130734595 isoform X5, translating to MVNKKRNPRSKQPPPATTTDPNAVSDEAIRIVTSQSAAVPRSAIKAECERALTALRRGNNARALKLMKDCCSRHENSPHSAFLHRVHGTVCVKVAEVMDDPNAKQRYLKNAVDCGKKAVELSPNSIEFAHFYASSLYDTASDGGEYEEVAHVCERALAVETPNDPAKESLQEESQQKIQTAEARVAHVQSELRQLIQKANIASFSCWMKTLGNGEDRFRLIPIGRTSEEPVDERQVQARRGNEIKKVIKSPEERRKEIEVRVAAARLLQHNKSEPPPPQSQDDRDGTHERAVDTYSSGNRRKYGHARNNGSSAEREGLVRSYWNGMSLDMKMGLLRVKVCDLKSHFGSLKDPLPKEVLSEALSYAEVNRTWKFWLCYCCGEKLPSAEAHGRHVVQEHMGNLAPKMQRLLPQNVGSEWIEMILNCSWKPVDVAAAIEMIVNREKFRDSSSHYDSYLGRPRDGYIDCFEDASDIYDDEGSTNYSVHNCTTENTDYCKSEENDIRGGVEAEGSITCNFADSWPISNDSERAKLLGKIRAVFEVLIRHKCLAANHLSKVIQFTVDEIQGLIGGSQLLNYGVDQTPMCICFLRAAQLKKMLQFLQEVSYACGLGIYTDKSNSPMDDLHNASEVPEIKEKIVLNGDASCLLLDECSLPTQVTLGRAQGIVLDDASAPTSTNGVSHNTDALLSWIFSGSPSGDQLISWMRTREDRSHHGIDIVQMLDKEFYHLQSLCEKKYDRLSYKEALQEVEDLCLEEGNRRENVGGFVQQSYESVLKKRRDELIESENEAMYVSNRFEADAIASVLQEAEAIKVNRFGYEEAYANVTSNLRDLESGEEDEWRTKEYLHRMDSCVEIAVQKLKEHLSIELSKIDARIMKKVTEMQKLELKLGPISAYDYRVILLPLVKSYLRALLEDLAEKDATEKSDAAREAFLAELALDSKKIVKGGSENTRHLEKTKDRKKNKDHRKASRGHEQLLLQTAIPDSYPVSSDSNYLDSEMVVSMKGDDLDPQEEEFRRKIELEKEEKKLEETLEFQRRIENEAKQRHLAGQQKKSSGTYLEKLADRTQDYELRADVDVRGVNEHIRPPMLVQCPSNTDGVLITKTNGSMVPIKSSPDLAAQKNLCMHHSKDRQADLANGIVTENGLRFPDRPVGKNHRRHKNSSRLVNGNLESIGMEKENEVTHTDNHFREKAKVHNNQDANNVSGDYGSKMVKVVELKDDEEERFQADLKLAVRQSLDTHQAHRKVPSVSSLNKPQSALEVDSVGFPLVEETAENVNGIIGTGLKNEVGEYNCFLNVIIQSLWHLSRFRKEFLGRSRSEHDHVGNPCVICALYDIFTAMDVASKDSKREAVAPTSLRIALNNLYPDSNFFQESQMNDASEVLAVLFDCLHLAFTCSSSVSDIESVESSCMGSWDCTNRNCIVHSLFGMDIFERMNCYHCGLESRHLKYTSFFHNINTNALRTMKVSLRRVMCAESSFDELLNLVEMNDQLACDPEVGGCGKLNYIHHFLSTPPHVFMTVLGWQNSCESADDITATVEALSTEMDISVLYRGLDPKSTHSLVSVVCYYGQHYHCFAYSHDHEQWIMYDDKTVKIIGGWTDVLQMCKRGHLQPQVLFFEAVN from the exons ATGGTGAACAAAAAGCGAAATCCTCGCTCCAAACAGCCGCCGCCGGCCACCACAACCGACCCGAACGCGGTTTCCGATGAAGCTATCAGAATCGTTACTTCTCAATCCGCCGCTGTGCCGCGCTCCGCGATCAAAGCGGAGTGCGAGCGAGCCCTAACTGCTCTCCGGCGCGGCAACAACGCTCGTGCTCTGAAGCTGATGAAGGATTGCTGCTCCCGCCACGAGAATTCGCCTCACTCGGCGTTCCTCCACCGCGTCCACGGCACGGTGTGTGTCAAAGTCGCGGAGGTTATGGACGACCCGAACGCGAAGCAGAGGTACCTGAAGAACGCCGTCGACTGCGGGAAGAAAGCGGTTGAGCTCTCGCCGAATTCGATCGAGTTCGCGCATTTCTACGCGAGCTCGCTCTATGATACCGCGAGCGATGGCGGCGAGTATGAGGAGGTGGCGCATGTGTGTGAGAGGGCATTGGCGGTGGAAACCCCTAACGACCCGGCGAAGGAGAGTTTGCAGGAGGAGAGCCAGCAGAAGATACAGACGGCGGAGGCGCGTGTGGCTCACGTGCAGAGTGAGCTTCGGCAGCTGATTCAGAAGGCCAACATTGCTTCATTTTCGTGCTGGATGAAGACATTGGGCAATGGGGAGGACAGGTTTCGGTTGATTCCGATTGGTAGGACCAGTGAGGAACCAGTGGATGAGAGGCAGGTTCAGGCTAGAAGGGGGAATGAGATCAAGAAGGTGATCAAGTCCCCTGAAGAGAGGAGGAAAGAAATCGAAGTTCGAGTTGCGGCTGCGAGGTTGTTGCAGCACAACAAGTCTGAGCCGCCGCCGCCGCAATCTCAGGATGATAGGGATGGAACTCATGAAAGGGCAGTGGATACATACTCTTCTGGTAATAGAAGAAAGTATGGACATGCTAGAAACAATGGGTCTTCGGCTGAGAGGGAGGGTTTGGTGCGCTCCTATTGGAATGGGATGAGTTTGGATATGAAGATGGGGTTGCTTAGGGTTAAAGTTTGTGATCTCAAGTCACACTTTGGGTCTTTGAAGGATCCTTTGCCAAAGGAGGTTTTGTCCGAGGCTTTGTCCTATGCTGAGGTTAATAGAACTTGGAAGTTCTGGCTTTGCTACTGTTGTGGGGAGAAGTTGCCGAGTGCAGAAGCTCATGGGCGGCACGTTGTGCAGGAACATATGGGGAATCTCGCCCCCAAAATGCAGAGGCTTTTGCCCCAAAATGTTGGTAGTGAATGGATTGAGATGATTCTTAATTGTTCTTGGAAGCCTGTGGATGTGGCTGCAGCTATAGAAATGATTGTAAATAGAGAAAAATTCAGAGATTCTTCATCACATTATGATTCTTACTTGGGTCGTCCTAGAGACGGGTACATTGATTGTTTTGAAGACGCAAGTGACATTTACGATGATGAAGGAAGTACAAATTATAGTGTTCACAACTGTACAACAGAAAATACTGACTATTGTAAAAGTGAGGAAAATGATATTAGAGGTGGTGTTGAAGCCGAAGGGTCTATAACATGTAACTTCGCTGATAGTTGGCCTATATCCAATGACTCTGAACGTGCAAAACTGCTAGGGAAAATTCGTGCAGTATTTGAGGTGCTTATTAGGCACAAATGTCTTGCTGCTAATCATCTTAGCAAGGTCATACAATTTACGGTGGATGAGATACAGGGTCTTATTGGCGGTTCTCAACTCCTAAACTATGGTGTGGACCAAACACCTATGTGCATTTGTTTTCTGAGAGCGGCCCAGCTCAAGAAGATGCTCCAATTTTTACAGGAAGTATCTTATGCTTGTGGTTTGGGTATCTACACTGACAAAAGTAATAGTCCCATGGATGATTTGCACAATGCCAGTGAAGTTCCTGAGATCAAAGAGAAGATTGTTCTCAATGGAGATGCATCATGCCTCCTACTTGATGAGTGTTCACTACCAACACAAGTCACTCTTGGTAGAGCTCAGGGGATTGTATTGGATGACGCATCTGCCCCGACTTCTACTAATGGGGTTTCACACAATACCGATGCTTTGCTATCATGGATATTTTCAGGTTCACCTAGTGGGGATCAATTGATATCATGGATGCGCACAAGAGAAGATAGAAGCCATCACGGAATAGACATTGTCCAGATGCTCGACAAGGAGTTTTATCACCTACAGAGCCTCTGTGAGAAGAAGTATGATCGTTTAAGTTATAAGGAAGCTTTGCAAGAAGTAGAGGATCTTTGTCTTGAAGAAGGTAATAGGAGGGAGAATGTTGGTGGATTCGTCCAGCAAAGCTATGAGTCTGTCCTAAAAAAGAGGAGAGATGAGCTCATTGAGAGTGAGAATGAGGCGATGTATGTTAGCAATAGGTTTGAAGCAGATGCTATTGCAAGTGTTCTGCAAGAAGCAGAAGCAATTAAAGTTAATCGATTTGGGTATGAGGAAGCTTATGCTAATGTAACTTCTAATTTACGTGATTTGGAATCtggtgaagaagatgagtggAGAACGAAAGAGTATTTGCATCGAATGGATAGCTGTGTAGAAATTGCTgttcagaaactgaaggagcaCTTATCTATAGAG CTTAGCAAAATTGATGCACGAATAATGAAAAAAGTTACAGAGATGCAGAAATTGGAACTCAAACTTGGGCCTATTTCTGCTTATGATTATCGAGTGATATTATTGCCTCTAGTGAAGTCATACCTAAGG GCTCTTTTGGAAGATTTGGCAGAGAAAGATGCGACAGAGAAATCTGATGCTGCAAGAGAAGCTTTTTTGGCTGAACTTGCTCTTGATTCTAAGAAGATTGTTAAAGGGGGAAGTGAGAACACAAGACATTTGGAGAAGACAAAAGACAGGAAGAAGAATAAAGATCATAGAAAA GCTTCACGTGGTCATGAGCAGCTCTTGCTTCAAACTGCAATTCCTGA TTCCtatccagtttcatctgatagCAACTATCTAGACTCTGAGATGGTTGTTTCAATGAAAGGTGATGACTTGGATCCACAAGAAGAGGAATTTAGACGTAAAATTGAGCTCGAAAAGGAGGAAAAAAAACTTGAAGAAACTTTGGAATTTCAGCGGAGGATAGAAAATGAAGCTAAACAGAGGCACCTTGCTGGGCAACAAAAGAAATCATCTGGGACATATTTAGAGAAACTGGCAGACAGAACTCAAGATTATGAATTGAGGGCGGATGTTGATGTCCGAGGTGTAAATGAACACATAAGACCACCTATGCTG GTACAGTGCCCTAGCAATACGGATGGCGTGCTTATTACCAAAACAAATGGATCCATGGTACCAATTAAATCTTCACCTGATTTAGCTGCCCAAAAGAATCTTTGTATGCATCATTCAAAAGATAGGCAAG CAGATTTGGCTAATGGAATAGTTACGGAGAATGGTCTTCGCTTTCCTGATCGTCCTGTAGGAAAAAATCATAGGCGACATAAGAATTCTTCTAGATTAGTAAATGGAAATTTGGAATCTATTGGAATGGAAAAAGAGAATGAGGTTACACATACTGACAATCACTTCAGAGAGAAGGCTAAAGTCCACAACAACCAAGACGCTAATAATG TTTCGGGAGACTATGGATCAAAGATGGTGAAAGTGGTGGAACTTAAAGATGATGAGGAGGAAAGATTCCAAGCTGATCTTAAATTAGCAGTACGCCAAAGTCTAG aCACACATCAAGCACATAGGAAAGTGCCTTCAGTTTCCAGTTTGAACAAGCCTCAGAGTGCTTTAGAAGTGGATAGTGTGGGTTTTCCATTGGTGGAAGAAACAGCTGAGAATGTGAATGGAATTATTGGTACTGGGCTGAAGAATGAAGTAGGTGAATATAATTGTTTTCTCAATGTTATTATACAG TCATTGTGGCATTTAAGCCGCTTTAGGAAGGAATTTCTTGGAAGATCAAGATCAGAGCATGATCATGTGGGCAATCCTTGTGTTATCTGTGCACTGTATGACATCTTTACTGCCATGGATGTTGCATCAAAGGATTCCAAGAGAGAAGCAGTAGCACCTACTTCCCTGAGGATAGCTCTAAACAATCTATATCCAGATAGTAACTTTTTCCAGGAG TCTCAGATGAATGATGCTTCTGAAGTACTGGCAGTGTTATTTGACTGCCTCCACCTAGCATTTACTTGTAGTTCAAGTGTTTCTGATATCGAATCAGTGGAAAGCAGCTGCATGGGATCTTGGGATTGTACAAACCGTAATTGTATAGTACATTCACTATTTGGAATGGATATTTTTGAACGAATGAATTGCTATCACTGTGGTCTTGAGTCCAGGCACTTGAAGTATACTTCCTTCTTTCACAATATAAATACCAATGCCCTTCGGACAATGAAGGTATCTTTACGAAGG GTTATGTGTGCTGAAAGCTCCTTTGATGAGCTTTTGAATTTAGTGGAGATGAACGATCAGCTGGCTTGTGATCCAGAAGTTGGTGGTTGTGGCAAGCTCAACTACATTCATCACTTTCTTTCAACTCCACCACATGTTTTTATGACAG TTCTAGGTTGGCAAAATTCATGTGAGAGTGCTGATGATATAACAGCAACTGTTGAAGCCCTGAGCACTGAGATGGATATTAGTGTCCTTTATCGGGGTTTAGATCCTAAAAGCACCCATAGCTTGGTTTCCGTG GTTTGCTACTATGGGCAGCATTATCATTGCTTTGCATATAGCCATGACCATGAACAATGGATTATGTATGATGATAAGACTGTCAAG ATAATTGGTGGATGGACTGATGTTCTTCAAATGTGTAAACGAGGGCATTTACAACCCCAGGTTCTGTTTTTTGAAGCTGTAAATTAG